From a region of the Mobula hypostoma chromosome 6, sMobHyp1.1, whole genome shotgun sequence genome:
- the zgc:172182 gene encoding coiled-coil domain-containing protein 89 has product MEPQGAGGRKPRNFNQVMQDSEQEIDTLPLTLEKLRGLSEEDKTENAMLRSRIDQQSQLICILKQRADEFIRHCQALERINAELESQCEDLKQQLQGEVKLSARLEERFMDLALNHQEIIKFKDEYKRQNLVLSEQNENLKRENENLFRRALQEKDDQILNLSNKLEECSKQCNMLERECKQMTMNLRTTESEFLDKQAKTEKSYLDEVQSLKAKLKEAEDRCNVAELKQKEAAEIRNHEETEFQNKMILLTQEKEELLKISMERGKIIQDKQKEIQLLEEKLKLTENAKKNAEDRFQHEAAMVNESARVKKLEQQYHKYVKIYTDLEREFEAFKKHSNNLLTKEKELNAKLRHLTQ; this is encoded by the exons ATGGAGCCGCAAGGAGCCGGAGGGCGCAAGCCTCGAAACTTTAATCAAGTGATGCAGGACAGCGAACAG GAAATTGATACTTTGCCGCTTACATTAGAAAAGTTACGTGGATTGTCTGAAGaagataaaacagaaaatgccatgtTACGATCTAGGATAGATCAACAGTCACAGCTCATCTGCATACTAAAACAGCGGGCTGATGAGTTCATTCGGCATTGTCAAGCATTGGAAAGAATTAATGCTGAGCTGGAGAGCCAGTGTGAGGACTTGAAGCAACAACTGCAGGGTGAAGTAAAGTTGTCAGCTCGGCTGGAAGAGCGATTCATGGATCTGGCATTAAACCACCAAGAAATTATCAAATTTAAGGATGAATATAAGAGACAGAATTTGGTGCTTAGTGAGCAAAATGAAAATCTTAAGAGAGAAAATGAAAATCTTTTTCGTCGAGCCTTGCAGGAGAAGGATGACCAAATATTGAACCTGTCCAATAAACTAGAAGAATGTTCGAAACAATGCAACATGCTGGAACGAGAATGCAA GCAAATGACAATGAATTTGCGAACAACAGAAAGTGAATTTTTAGACAAACAAGCGAAGACAGAGAAGTCTTATCTAGATGAAGTGCAGTCTCTGAAGGCAAAGCTCAAAGAAGCAGAAGATAGATGTAATG TTGCAGAACTGAAacaaaaagaagctgcagaaattaGAAATCATGAAGAAACAGAATTccaaaataaaatgattttattAACACAAGAGAAAGAAGAACTTCTTAAAATTTCCATggagagagggaaaattatacAG GACAAACAAAAAGAGATACAACTACTTGAGGAAAAGCTAAAATTAAcagaaaatgcaaagaaaaatgcAGAAGACAG atttcaacATGAAGCTGCAATGGTAAATGAAAGTGCAAGAGTCAAAAAGTTAGAGCAGCAGTATCATAAATACGTAAAGATTTATACTGACTTGGAAAGA GAATTTGAAGCATTCAAAAAGCACAGCAATAACCTactaacaaaagaaaaggaacttAATGCCAAACTACGTCATCTAACTCAGTGA
- the atp5f1b gene encoding ATP synthase subunit beta, mitochondrial — protein MLGAVGRCSRGVLQALRPVIKPVQPASGAPGTLYSRRNYVAQANPAAKEGLPKGRIVAVIGAVVDVQFDEGLPPILNALDVLGRESRLVLEVAQHLGENTVRTIAMDGTEGLVRGQQVLDTGAPIRIPVGPETLGRIMNVIGAPIDERGPITTKQHAAIHAEAPEFVEMSVEQEILVTGIKVVDLLAPYAKGGKIGLFGGAGVGKTVLIMELINNVAKAHGGYSVFAGVGERTREGNDLYHEMIESGVINLKDTTSKVALVYGQMNEPPGARARVALTGLTVAEYFRDQEGQDVLLFIDNIFRFTQAGSEVSALLGRIPSAVGYQPTLATDMGTMQERITTTKKGSITSVQAIYVPADDLTDPAPATTFAHLDATTVLSRAIAELGIYPAVDPLDSTSRIMDPNIVGQEHYDVARGVQKILQDYKSLQDIIAILGMDELSEEDKLTVARARKIQRFLSQPFQVAEVFTGHLGKLVPLKETIKGFQMILKGEYDHLPEQSFYMVGPIEEAVAKAQKLAEEHS, from the exons ATGTTGGGAGCCGTGGGACGGTGCAGCAGGGGTGTGCTGCAGGCCCTGCGGCCTGTAATCAAGCCCGTTCAGCCAGCGTCGGGCGCACCTGGTACACTCTATTCAC GGCGAAATTATGTTGCACAAGCTAATCCAGCTGCTAAAGAAGGCTTGCCTAAAGGACGGATTGTTGCAGTAATTGGAGCTGTTGTGGATGTCCAGTTTGATGAAGGGCTTCCTCCAATCCTGAATGCTCTCGATGTGTTGGGCCGAGAGAGCAGGCTGGTGCTGGAAGTGGCCCAGCATCTTG GTGAGAACACTGTACGAACCATTGCTATGGATGGTACTGAAGGGTTGGTGCGTGGGCAACAAGTTCTGGATACTGGTGCACCTATTAGGATTCCAGTTGGACCGGAAACTCTTGGTAGAATTATGAATGTCATTGGTGCACCAATTGATGAGAGAGGACCAATCACCACAAAGCA GCATGCTGCAATTCATGCTGAAGCTCCTGAGTTTGTGGAGATGAGTGTTGAGCAGGAGATCTTGGTGACTGGCATCAAAGTTGTAGACCTGTTGGCTCCCTATGCCAAGGGTGGAAAAATTG GTCTCTTTGGTGGAGCTGGTGTCGGTAAAACTGTACTGATCATGGAACTTATTAACAACGTTGCTAAAGCCCACGGTGGATACTCCGTGTTTGCTGGAGTCGGAGAGCGTACCCGTGAAGGGAATGATTTGTATCATGAAATGATTGAGTCTGGTGTCATCAATCTGAAAGACACAACATCCAAG GTAGCACTTGTATATGGTCAGATGAATGAACCACCTGGTGCCCGTGCTAGAGTGGCACTGACTGGACTGACTGTTGCTGAATACTTCCGTGATCAGGAAGGTCAAGACGTGTTGTTGTTCATTGACAACATTTTTAGGTTCACTCAGGCAGGTTCAGAG GTATCTGCTCTGCTTGGCCGTATTCCTTCTGCTGTAGGTTATCAGCCAACTCTGGCCACTGACATGGGTACCATGCAAGAGCGGATCACCACCACAAAGAAAGGATCAATTACATCAGTACAG GCTATCTATGTACCAGCTGATGATTTGACTGACCCTGCACCTGCTACTACATTTGCCCACTTGGATGCCACAACTGTGCTTTCGCGTGCAATTGCTGAATTGGGTATATATCCAGCTGTAGATCCACTGGATTCTACTTCACGTATTATGGATCCCAATATTGTTGGACAAGAGCACTATGATGTGGCTCGTGGTGTACAGAAAATATTGCAG GATTACAAGTCCTTGCAGGATATCATTGCCATCCTGGGAATGGATGAACTgtcagaagaagacaaactgactGTAGCTCGTGCTCGTAAGATCCAGCGTTTCCTCTCTCAGCCTTTCCAGGTTGCTGAGGTGTTTACAGGTCATCTTGGAAAACTTGTACCCCTCAAAGAGACCATTAAGGGATTTCAGATGATCCTTAAAG GTGAATATGATCATTTGCCTGAGCAATCCTTCTACATGGTTGGACCTATTGAAGAAGCAGTCGCCAAGGCACAGAAGTTGGCAGAAGAGCATTCATAA